A single region of the Streptomyces sp. NBC_00425 genome encodes:
- a CDS encoding non-ribosomal peptide synthetase, which produces MTYDTEAPVLDLVTDRPRAARRGRNAGAAIPLRLDAAATRLLIDVSRERGVPVLVPLLTAFQLMTGRCAGVKDVTVASPGPDGTRAYRTHWEDDPDFVTLLHRTRETPETGGLRVALALENAPLDGYELTVAWDSAPLESGEWCGALTYDTDLFDRGSAERMAGHCMTLLTAALNAPATPVSRLVHTTPEELELLAVWGTEGGEPRAEHLVAAFRAQAGRTPDAVALDFTDETLTYAELAARSERLAHALVARGVAPEAVVGLAMEQSAALVVAMLAVVTAGAAFLPLDTGHPTSRLAYMVEDSGACVVLADRHVDFAGTVPVVHVEDLVRSTARTPLPAVHPEQRACVLYTSGSTGRPKGVETIHRGIVRLVCDAAYLPLEPEDVVAQAANVSFDAASLEIWGALLNGARLVGIRKDDVLSPELLRARIETVGVTVMFLTTALFHQCADAEPAMFGSLRTLLFGGEPADARRVAAVRRATPAVRLVNGYGPTEGTTFASTYDPVDPDPGAARVPIGRPIAQTRLHVLDESGRETGIGVPGELFLAGAGLARGYVGRPDLTAERFVPSPFGVGERLYRTGDVARWREDGVLECLGRADSQVKIRGVRIEPEEIASVLAAHPGVSAAVVALRGEGDARRLVAYVVAEDGRQAEPRELRAHLAERLPDAMVPALYVTLTELPITPNGKVDLRALPDAFDEHTVQAANRVAPAGPRQELIAGIWEELLGVRGIGAHDDFFALGGHSLLAARAASRIEAGLGARTRVRDVFEAPTVERLAARLATADGAQDHPPLTPAGEGPYRLSYAQQRLWFLDRLAPGGALYNVPLALSVEGPLDVPALAAALRGLVARHASLRTRFVADAAGEPRQVIVADPDVRLDVEDLSHLTGRKRDAAVEEAASLEARRPFDLERGPLLRARLLRSADDRHELLLTLHHAASDGWSVDVLLRDLGALYAAATGADAQPPAPLTVGYADYAEWQRRFLDAGVGERQLAYWTERLRAAPPTLDLPTDRPRPAVPRYTGEVLPLRLAAPLAARLAEVSRAHGATAFMTLLAVFQLLLGRYAGARDVSVGSPVSGRTRPELEQLIGFFVNTLVLRTRWEDEPTFAELLERVRETTLGAYDHQDVPFEQIVEAVRPPRDPGRSPLFQVMFSQQNVPRTTAALPGLSVAVREVPGGIAKFDLTVAWDEAPSATGELCGHVEYDVDLFDRVTVERMMRHYVSLLRSALAEPAARVSALGMLSADELGVPAAGPARTPVPAATTLHGLVGAVARRLPERTALSQDGHTVSYAQLEERSDSVCRYLRARGVRPGDTVVVAMDRCLGWPTALLGILKAGAAYVPMDTRAPRERLAHVLADARAVLVLGSRTSAVPPCGDTPYTLVEDAIDTPVPDRAPRPVDVHPAAPAYILYTSGTTGRPKGVCVSHANLVHTLEAVAERYALQPDDRALQFASPTFDVAAEELFATLLRGGAVVLPAAGPVPGIGELVSLARRERLSVLNLPASYWHEWVSALDRHPPSACPELRLVVVGSERVDAGRLAAWRAAAPAHIRWLNAYGPTETTITATVHEPGARAVSGSTVPIGRPLPGVRAYVLDAALGPVAPGVPGELYLAGPGVSHGYVGDPARTAGHFLPDPWGGPGERMYATGDRARRTADGVLEFLGRGDDQVKLRGFRIELGEIEAALAAHPEVRDAAVMLREDTPGQPMLVGYAAVAGSVPTDRLRAHLTERVPPYMVPAAIVVLDRLPRGESGKTDRRALPPPAGPASAAGRVAPTSETESAVAAVWREVLVRDHVGVDDNFFEIGGHSLLVVRVQSRLAETLGRQVPVVELFRHPTVRTLARHLAGAEEPGGPMGTRGRRRAEARRQHQDARATRRRANDIRESGDTQ; this is translated from the coding sequence ATGACGTACGACACCGAGGCGCCCGTGCTGGACCTGGTGACCGACCGGCCCCGTGCGGCGCGGCGCGGACGGAATGCCGGCGCCGCGATTCCCCTCCGGCTGGACGCGGCCGCCACCCGGCTCCTCATCGACGTGAGCCGGGAGCGGGGCGTGCCCGTTCTCGTCCCGCTGCTGACGGCATTCCAGCTGATGACGGGTCGCTGCGCCGGCGTGAAGGACGTCACCGTCGCCTCGCCGGGACCCGACGGCACCCGGGCCTACCGCACCCACTGGGAGGACGACCCGGACTTCGTCACGCTGCTGCACCGGACCCGGGAAACACCGGAGACCGGCGGGCTGCGGGTCGCGCTCGCCCTGGAGAACGCACCCCTCGACGGATACGAGTTGACCGTCGCCTGGGACAGCGCTCCGCTGGAATCGGGCGAGTGGTGCGGCGCCCTCACCTATGACACCGACCTGTTCGACCGGGGCTCGGCCGAGCGGATGGCCGGCCACTGCATGACCCTGCTCACCGCCGCACTCAACGCCCCCGCCACCCCGGTGTCCCGGCTCGTGCACACCACACCCGAGGAGCTGGAGCTGCTGGCCGTGTGGGGAACCGAGGGCGGCGAACCGCGGGCCGAGCACCTGGTGGCGGCGTTCCGCGCACAGGCCGGGCGGACCCCCGACGCCGTGGCCCTGGACTTCACCGACGAGACCCTCACCTACGCCGAACTCGCTGCGCGCTCCGAACGGTTGGCGCACGCCCTGGTGGCGCGCGGTGTCGCGCCGGAGGCCGTGGTCGGGCTGGCGATGGAGCAGTCCGCGGCCCTCGTCGTCGCCATGCTGGCGGTCGTCACGGCAGGCGCCGCCTTTCTGCCGCTCGACACGGGGCATCCGACGTCGCGGCTGGCGTACATGGTGGAGGACAGCGGCGCGTGCGTCGTACTCGCCGACCGGCACGTCGACTTCGCGGGCACCGTTCCCGTCGTCCATGTCGAGGACCTGGTCCGCTCCACCGCGCGGACACCGCTTCCCGCCGTGCACCCCGAGCAGCGGGCCTGTGTGCTCTACACGTCCGGCTCCACCGGCCGGCCCAAGGGCGTCGAGACCATCCACCGAGGGATCGTGCGCCTCGTGTGCGACGCCGCGTATCTCCCGCTGGAGCCCGAAGACGTCGTGGCCCAGGCGGCGAACGTCTCCTTCGACGCGGCCTCGCTCGAGATCTGGGGTGCCCTCCTGAACGGCGCTCGCCTCGTGGGAATCCGCAAGGACGACGTGCTCTCGCCGGAGCTGCTCCGGGCGCGCATCGAGACGGTCGGCGTGACCGTCATGTTCCTCACCACGGCCCTCTTCCACCAGTGCGCGGACGCCGAACCGGCCATGTTCGGGTCACTGCGGACCCTCCTCTTCGGGGGCGAGCCGGCGGACGCCCGGCGGGTCGCCGCCGTACGCCGGGCCACGCCCGCGGTCCGCCTCGTCAACGGCTACGGTCCCACCGAGGGCACCACCTTCGCGAGCACCTACGACCCCGTGGACCCGGATCCCGGCGCGGCCCGCGTCCCCATCGGCCGGCCCATCGCACAGACCCGGCTCCACGTGCTCGACGAGTCCGGCCGTGAGACGGGCATCGGCGTCCCCGGTGAGCTCTTTCTCGCCGGTGCCGGCCTCGCACGCGGCTACGTCGGCCGGCCCGACCTCACCGCGGAGCGCTTCGTGCCGAGCCCGTTCGGCGTGGGCGAACGCCTCTACCGGACGGGAGACGTGGCGCGCTGGCGGGAGGACGGCGTGCTCGAGTGCCTGGGCCGCGCCGACTCGCAGGTGAAGATCCGCGGCGTCCGCATCGAACCGGAGGAGATCGCGAGCGTGCTCGCGGCCCACCCCGGTGTGAGCGCGGCCGTGGTCGCCCTACGCGGCGAGGGCGACGCACGACGGCTGGTGGCGTACGTCGTCGCCGAGGACGGCCGCCAGGCCGAGCCGCGTGAGCTGCGAGCCCACCTGGCCGAGCGCCTGCCCGACGCGATGGTGCCCGCCCTGTACGTCACGCTGACCGAGCTGCCCATCACCCCGAACGGCAAGGTGGACCTGCGCGCCCTGCCCGACGCCTTCGACGAGCACACCGTCCAGGCCGCGAACCGGGTGGCACCGGCCGGTCCACGCCAGGAACTCATCGCGGGGATCTGGGAGGAACTGCTCGGCGTCCGGGGGATCGGCGCCCACGACGACTTCTTCGCCCTTGGGGGGCACTCCCTGCTGGCGGCGCGGGCCGCGTCACGCATCGAAGCCGGGCTCGGCGCCCGGACCCGGGTGCGGGACGTGTTCGAGGCACCCACCGTCGAACGGCTCGCCGCCCGGCTGGCCACCGCGGACGGCGCGCAGGACCACCCGCCGCTGACACCGGCCGGCGAGGGCCCGTACCGGCTGTCCTACGCCCAGCAGCGCCTGTGGTTCCTCGACCGGCTCGCCCCGGGCGGTGCGCTCTACAACGTGCCGCTGGCGCTGTCCGTCGAGGGCCCGCTCGACGTGCCGGCGCTCGCCGCAGCGCTGCGCGGACTGGTGGCACGCCACGCCTCCCTGCGCACCCGGTTCGTCGCGGACGCAGCGGGCGAACCCCGGCAGGTGATCGTGGCCGACCCGGACGTCCGCCTGGACGTCGAGGACCTGAGCCACCTGACCGGACGGAAACGTGACGCCGCCGTCGAGGAGGCCGCGTCGCTCGAGGCCCGCAGGCCGTTCGACCTGGAGCGGGGGCCGCTGCTGCGGGCCCGGTTGCTCAGGTCGGCCGACGACCGCCACGAACTGCTGCTCACCCTGCACCACGCGGCCTCGGACGGCTGGTCCGTGGACGTCCTCCTGCGCGACCTCGGCGCCCTGTACGCAGCGGCGACCGGCGCCGACGCGCAGCCGCCGGCCCCGCTCACGGTGGGCTACGCGGACTACGCCGAGTGGCAGCGCCGCTTCCTCGACGCGGGCGTCGGCGAACGGCAACTGGCCTACTGGACCGAGCGCCTGCGGGCCGCTCCGCCCACCCTGGACCTGCCGACGGACCGCCCCCGCCCGGCCGTGCCCCGGTACACGGGCGAGGTGCTCCCGCTGCGGCTGGCGGCACCACTGGCCGCGCGGCTCGCCGAGGTGAGCCGCGCCCACGGGGCGACCGCGTTCATGACGCTCCTGGCCGTCTTCCAGCTGCTGCTCGGCCGGTACGCGGGCGCCCGGGACGTCAGCGTCGGCTCGCCGGTCTCCGGGCGGACCCGCCCCGAGCTGGAACAGCTCATCGGCTTCTTCGTCAACACCCTGGTGCTGCGCACGCGTTGGGAGGACGAACCGACCTTCGCCGAACTGCTGGAGCGGGTCAGGGAGACCACCCTCGGCGCTTACGACCACCAGGACGTGCCCTTCGAGCAGATCGTGGAGGCCGTACGGCCGCCCCGCGACCCGGGCCGGTCGCCCCTGTTCCAGGTGATGTTCTCCCAGCAGAACGTGCCGCGGACCACAGCGGCCCTGCCCGGTCTGTCGGTCGCGGTACGGGAAGTGCCGGGCGGCATCGCGAAGTTCGACCTCACGGTCGCTTGGGACGAGGCCCCGTCGGCGACCGGTGAGCTGTGCGGGCACGTGGAGTACGACGTGGACCTGTTCGACCGGGTGACGGTCGAGCGGATGATGCGGCACTACGTGAGCCTGCTCCGGTCGGCGCTCGCGGAGCCCGCCGCCCGGGTGTCGGCGCTGGGGATGCTGAGCGCGGACGAACTCGGCGTCCCGGCAGCCGGGCCGGCCCGCACGCCGGTGCCCGCGGCGACCACGCTGCACGGGCTTGTCGGCGCCGTCGCCCGGCGCCTGCCCGAGCGGACCGCGCTCAGCCAGGACGGTCACACCGTCAGCTACGCCCAGCTGGAGGAGCGCTCCGACTCCGTGTGCCGGTACCTGCGGGCGCGGGGCGTGCGCCCGGGGGACACCGTCGTGGTCGCCATGGACCGCTGCCTGGGCTGGCCGACGGCACTGCTCGGAATCCTGAAGGCGGGCGCCGCCTACGTCCCCATGGACACCCGCGCCCCACGCGAGCGCCTCGCGCACGTCCTCGCCGACGCCCGGGCCGTTCTGGTCCTCGGCTCGCGCACCTCGGCGGTACCGCCCTGCGGCGACACCCCGTACACGCTGGTCGAGGACGCCATCGACACACCCGTACCGGACCGGGCGCCGAGGCCGGTCGACGTCCATCCGGCCGCACCGGCCTACATTCTCTACACCTCCGGCACGACCGGACGTCCCAAGGGTGTCTGCGTCAGCCACGCGAACCTCGTGCACACCCTCGAGGCTGTCGCGGAGCGGTACGCGCTCCAACCCGACGACCGGGCCCTGCAGTTCGCGTCACCCACCTTCGACGTGGCGGCCGAGGAACTGTTCGCCACGCTGCTGCGCGGCGGCGCCGTCGTCCTGCCGGCCGCCGGGCCGGTGCCCGGGATCGGCGAACTGGTGTCGCTGGCCCGCCGCGAGCGGCTGTCGGTGCTCAATCTGCCCGCCTCGTACTGGCACGAGTGGGTGTCCGCCCTGGACCGGCACCCGCCGTCGGCGTGCCCTGAGCTGCGCCTGGTCGTCGTCGGCAGCGAGCGGGTCGACGCCGGCCGGCTGGCGGCGTGGCGGGCCGCGGCGCCCGCGCACATCCGCTGGCTGAACGCGTACGGCCCGACGGAGACGACCATCACCGCCACCGTCCACGAGCCCGGCGCACGTGCTGTCTCCGGTTCGACCGTCCCGATCGGCCGCCCGCTGCCCGGCGTGCGCGCCTACGTGCTGGACGCGGCCCTGGGCCCCGTTGCGCCCGGCGTCCCCGGCGAGCTGTACCTCGCCGGGCCGGGCGTCTCGCACGGTTACGTGGGCGATCCCGCCCGCACCGCCGGGCACTTCCTGCCCGACCCCTGGGGCGGCCCCGGCGAACGGATGTACGCGACGGGGGACCGCGCCCGGCGTACGGCGGACGGGGTGCTGGAGTTCCTCGGCCGCGGGGACGACCAGGTCAAGCTGCGCGGCTTCCGCATCGAACTCGGCGAGATCGAGGCGGCCCTCGCCGCGCATCCCGAGGTGCGCGACGCGGCGGTGATGCTGCGCGAGGACACCCCCGGACAGCCGATGCTCGTCGGATACGCCGCCGTCGCCGGCTCCGTGCCGACGGATCGGCTGCGGGCGCATCTGACGGAGCGGGTGCCGCCGTACATGGTGCCTGCCGCGATCGTCGTCCTGGACCGGCTGCCGCGCGGCGAGAGCGGCAAGACCGACCGGCGGGCCCTGCCGCCCCCCGCCGGCCCGGCGTCCGCCGCCGGGCGCGTCGCGCCCACGAGCGAGACCGAGAGCGCGGTCGCAGCGGTCTGGCGCGAGGTGCTCGTCCGGGACCACGTGGGCGTCGACGACAACTTCTTCGAGATCGGCGGCCATTCGCTGCTGGTCGTCAGGGTGCAGTCCCGGCTGGCCGAGACGCTCGGCCGACAGGTGCCGGTCGTGGAGCTGTTCCGCCACCCGACCGTGCGCACCCTCGCCCGGCATCTGGCCGGTGCCGAGGAGCCCGGCGGGCCCATGGGGACCCGGGGACGCCGCAGGGCGGAGGCGCGCAGGCAGCACCAGGACGCACGAGCGACGCGACGGCGGGCGAACGACATCCGAGAGTCAGGAGACACACAGTGA